The genome window TATTTTACCCCCTGGCATATGTGAGGCAGCTGATTGTAAGTGGAGTTGTGGATATGAATGGACCTGTGGTTGAGCTTGAGAGGCGGAAGAGACATTATAGAGTCTTGAAGCAGTTGCCTGCGCTCTTTTTGCGTGATGCTTTGGAAGAAGCGAGGATTGCTGAGGGGCCAAATCTCTTGGAGGCCATTCAAGTCTACTCAAACGAACGTCGCCTTGTACTTCGAGGGCTGTTCTGTGATCAACAGAAAAATTCAAATGCTGCAAATATATCAACTCAAAAGCCAATCCCTGGGAAAGATGTTGCTTCCCCAGCTTCCATTGATCAGTGGAAAACTGCTCAGTCATCGTCCTATGTATTGCCTGTCAAGAATGCCAAAACTGATTTTGATGTTGAGGAACTGAAGATGGCAATCATGGTACTGTTGCAGCTCCCAAACAGTTCATCTTCATCCACCGATACAGGACTCGATGAATCTCAAGGGAGTGTCAAGAGGCCTTTTGGGTTGCTTAACAACAAAGTGGATCTGGTGGAAGGTACACCTGGGTGTGAAGAATGTAGAAGGGCAAAGAGGCAAAAATTAAATGAGGAAAGGAGCTCTTACCTTCAAGTACATTCACCAATTCCTTCAGATGATGAGGATACTTGGTGGATGAGGAAGGGGCCTAAATCCTTGGAGTCCTTTAAAGTTGAACCTCCACTTAAGTCGAGTAAATCAGTCTCCAGGACCCGGCAGAAGACTGTTCGTAAAACTCAGAGTCTTGCTCAATTAGCAACTGCTAGGATTGAGGGTAGCCAGGGAGCATCTACAAGTCATGTATGTGATAATAGGGTAAATTGCCCTCACCATAAATCTGGATTGGAAGGAGAGACTCCTAAGTCAATTGATGGAATCAGATCAAACAATTGCAGAGATATTGTTGCTATTGGAAAAACATTAAAGAAACTGCGTTTTGGAGAGAAGAGGACCGTTACGGTTTGGTTGATGACTATTGTGAAGCAGCTTGTTGAAGAAACTGAAAAGACTGTAGGCAAGGCTGGCCAGTTTGGCAGGCCTTTCACTCCTGTTGATGATAGGAGCTCTATAAGGTGGAAGCTTGGCGAGGATGAACTGTCTGCTTTACTGTATTTGATGGATGCTACTAATGATTTAGTTTTGGCGGTCAAATTTCTCCTTTGGTTGTTTCCAAAGGTGCTCAGTAGCTCCAATTCTACCGTCAGTTCTGGGAGGAATGTTGTGATGCTGACAAGGAATGTGGACAACCAAGTGTGTAAAGTAGGGGAGTCATTTTTGTTATCATCCCTCAGAAGGtgcaatctcaaattttttcaGTTAAATCTAATAGCTTTTTCATTTCTGgcattttaatttcttttcctcttttttattattattttatctaataaACTATATAGCATTGTTACCTTgctattttgtttctttaatctGCTGTGAATTTGATTAAATCTGCAATCTGCTGAGCATTTATTTCTTATGTAGCGTTAGCCTTTTCCTGTCTTTCTTTTCTTCGTAACAGTCATTGCCTCCTGGTTTCACACTTAATCAATGTCCAATGTCTTTGGTTACCTTTTCCTCCCTTTAGATCTGCTAGATGAAACAGAATGTTACATATGCCTGTCTGTCTGCGCTCAACTTTTTGTGGGCAACTAACTCTAGATTAAATGACATGTCACCCCCCAACCCTCCTCTGGGGCAGTAAAATCAAGGTCGGTTCAACACCAACCTGGTGCTTGTGTAATTTACCAATTTGTGTCACAGTTAAATTATATCTTAAATTGCTGCTCTCGTTGGATGtcgtttgtttttttttttgcaaccaTCTGAATTTTACAACTTACAGCACTGGGAAGACATTTTTGGTGCCATTTTTGACAAAGTTTATGTACCTGTTATATATGTCACCAATCTGCAGGTCATGCTTTTCAAACTATCTCTTTTATTAGTTATCTGCAGATCAAGGcaacttatttattttccagGAAAAGCTGGTATTTCTCCCATAATAATTGgttggagggtgaggtcatgggtttaAGACCCATTAGGTGCATGTGTAGtttaccaataataataataataataataaaaatctccAGGGAAAACATCTCTCATGATccagaaaactatttttttgttcttagcTTTATGAGGAACTTGTTTCCCAAAGTTTGTCTTCCAtgaatttatctaaaaaattttcttctattcCAGTTTATTGTTGCACATGGCGCACCTAGAGAGATTAATGATCCAGGTCTTATTGAGCCACTTGTGAATTTCTTCTAGAAACATGCGGTTCTCCTATGcatattcttttccttttcatctGTGCATGTCTTGTCTATAGTATCACTGTGCTGATTCAATTCCAATTTAGCTTGTCTTAAATGCCTAACACTTAGATTTGGTTCAGGTATGAGAATGTGCTTATTGCAATGGATCTTATTCCTGAAGCCTTGTCAGCCGCGATGCATCGTGCTGCAGCAGTAATGGCCTCAAATGGAAGAGTTTCAGGTTCAGCAGCCCTTGCGTATGCTCGATATCTGTTGAAGAAATATAGCAAAGTGGGTAGTGTCATAGAATGggataaaaatttcaaaacgaCATATGATAAGAGACTTATTTCTGAACTTGAACGATCAGCGGATGGAGATATAGGGTTTCCACTTGGTGTACCGGCAGGAGTTGAAGATCTTGATGATTTTTTCCGTCAGAAGATAGGTGGTGGCCGATTTTCAAGAGTGGGTATGAGCATGAGAGATATAGTGCAACGACATATTGATGAAACTTTAaactattttttgggtaaagagagaaaacattttGCTACTGGTACAACAAAAGTTCCTGCTGTTGAAAAATGGGATGACGGAAATCAGGTGGCTCAACAAATAATTATGGGAATAATGGACTGCATTAGGCAGACTGGAGGTGCTGCTCAAGAAGGAGACCCCTCATTGGTCTCTTCTGCGGTTCATGCTATTGTTCATAATATTGGGCCAACTATTGCGAAAATGCCAGATTTTACAGGCagtaattatacaaatttttcaTCTGCaacattttcatcaaattttgcCAGACACATTTTACGCATCCATATAACTTGCCTATGCCTGCTTAAGGAAGCTCTTGGAGAGCGACAAAGCCGTGTATTTGAGATTGCTCTTGCAACAGAAGCTTCTTCTGCTCTTGCCGGAGCTTTTGCTCCTGGAAAGGCATCTCGCACTCAGTTTCAGTTATCTTCTGAAGCTCCTGAATCCAATACGAATATGTCTAATGACAGTTTGAACAATTCTGCAAAGGTCGTTATTGGACGAGGAACAAAAGTTGCAGCTGCTGTTTCTGCACTTGTGGTTGGGGCGGTTATTCATGGGGTTACTAGCCTGGAGAGAATGGTTACTGTGTTCCGTTTAAAGGAAGGATTGGATGTAATTCAATTTGTAAGGAATACAAGATCCAATTCAAATGGAAATGCCCGTTCAATGGGCGCTTTGAAGGTGGATAACTTGGTTGAAGTTTATGTGCATTGGTTTAGGCTGCTTGTTGGAAACTGTAGAACTGTTTCTGACGGATTGATTGTGGAACTCTTGGGTGAACCATCCATAGTGGCACTTTCAAGGATGCAGCGAATGCTCCCTCTTAGTTTGGTCTTTCCACCTGCCTATTCAATATTCGCCTTTGTTTTGTGGCGGCCATTCATTCTGAACACAAACCTTGCAGCCCGTGAAGAAATTAACCAATTATATCAATCTTTAATGATGGCCATAGGTGATGCCATAAAACACTTGCCTTTTCGAGATATATGTTTCAGAGATAGTCAGGATTTCTATAATCTTGTTGCCACGGATGTTTGTGATGCTGAATTTGCAGCCATGCTAGAGTTGAATGGTTCAGATATGCATTTGAAATCAATGGCCTTTGTTCCTCTCCGTGCAAGGCTTTTTCTAAATGCCATTATTGACTGTAAAATGCCACAATCTGTATTTAAACTGGATGATGGGAGTCGAATTTCTGGGCAGGGTGAAGCTAGAGTCCAATATCTGGAGAAGGAAAAGCTTATGGATAAGCTTGTACATGTTTTGGATACCCTGCAACCAGCAAAATTTCATTGGCAGTGGGTGGAGCTCAGGCTTCTTTTGAAAGAACAGGCCCTCATTGAAAATCTTGAGAACCATGATAAGTCCTTAGTGGATGCTATACGGTTGTCCTGGCCTACTTCTGAAAAAGCTAATGCTTCTGAAAATGAGAacaattttattcaaatcatCCTCACAAGATTACTGGTCAGACCTGATGCTGCGCCCCTTTATGCAGAGGTTGTTCATCTTTTTGGACAATCACTGGATGATTCAATGTTGCTACAGGCTAAATGGTTCCTGAAAGGCTTGGATGTTCTTTTTGGTCGCAAAACAATCAGACAAAGGCTTTTTAATATTGCTGAGAGTGAAGGTCTTTCAACGAAGGCCCAGTTTTGGAAGCCTTGGGGCTGGTGTAATTTTGGTTCTGATACAGTACCAAAGAGGGGAGGGGACAAGAAGAAATCTGATGTCACCTCTCTTGAAGAAGGGGAAGTTGTTGAAGAGGGGATGGACTCGAAAAAGTATGTGAAAGGGTCTACTCAAACATTGGACACTGAATGTTCCAATGTCAGTCAGCAACAAGTTACTGAGAGGGCTCTCATCGAATTGCTTCTTCCTTGCATAGATCGAAGCTCTGATGAATCACGAAATTCCTTTGCAAGCGAGATGATTAAGCAGTTGAATACTATTGAACAACAAATAAATGGTGTTACTCGTGGGGCAAGTAAGCAGGCAGGAACAACTCCTGGAATTGAAGGACCATCAAACAAAGGAAATAATCGCAAAGCTGTGAGAGGTGGCAGTCCTGGATTAGCTAGACGTTCTACAAGCACAGCTGATTCTGCTCCGCCCTCTCCTGCAGCTCTGCGAGCTTCTATGACGTTGCGCTTGCAGTTACTCCTGAGATTTCTTCCTATCATTTGTGGAGATGGGTAATTATACAAGGACTTCTTAATCTTTATTTTAGAAACTTCTTGCATTGCCTGTGTAGTTTGTTGCTACCCCTAATCTTTTCCAGTATAACTTGTTCACATAAACCTCACTTGTTATataagttactttttttttatcattcttcTCTCATCAGTTGTGTTCGGATTATTCTATTTGGCTAAGTACTTTTAAGTTAATTTTCTATTTACCCATGTATTTTGTCTCAGTAAGAGAATTTAGCCAATCCCATTTATTGATCTCTACCAAATGgccatttttctttgttatccTCGTATTCCTTCAAACAATTCTGTTTTTCCTTATGTACATCTAACCTCCTTCTTCATGTTCCTATTCTCATTCATTTAGTGATCCAATGAGGTTGATTTTTACCTTTAAATTTCAGAAGTAATTATTATGTTCCCTCATTTCTAATATAGGACCTCTTGTAAATGTTGATGGTTATGGTTTCATTATGTCCTGATTGCCAAATGAGTTTCATTTTTATGATGTTGGCAATTATGCCAATGAGGTCTAGCTCAATAGGCACTTCCTCCCTCCATAAAGAATGGGGTGGAGGATGAGGTTGTGGGATTAAGACCCATTGGGCTTTGTGTAACTTTCACCAATAGAAGAAAAAGCAGTGGGCAATTATGTGTGTTTGAAACTCTTCTTTTCTTAATGTTGTGTGTTTGTTGTCAAACAAATGCCACCCTGTCAAATTTCATAACCcagaagaaagaaggaaagatgTGTTTGCTTATTTTATATTAGTTTAGTGCACTGCTTGCTAAAATGATGAGGTTGCATGATCCAATCTGTATAGTATCATAAGAGAATGAAAGAGCGCATACATGATTAAGCTAAGTTTCATATATTGGACTTGTCAGGGAACCTTCCGGGCGGGGTAATAGGCAGTTGCTTGCTTCCATAATACTTCGTCTCCTTGGAAATCGGGTTGTGTATGAAGATGCCGACCTTTCAGTATATCCCCTTCAGGGTTATCCATCTATGAGGGAGATGGAGTCTCCTGCAGAAGCTTCTTTTTCTGCCTTTGCAGATTTGTCAGGCGAAAGTCTCTTTGATCGATTATTGTTGGTTTTGCATGGGTTGTTGAGTGGTTGCCGGCCGACTTGGCTTAGGTCAAAGCCTGCTTCCAAGTCGAGCAGCGAATTTACCAAAGAATCTTCTGGATTTGATCGAGAAGTAGCAGAGAGTCTGCAGGTTTGATCTCTATCTGCTTGCTATT of Quercus lobata isolate SW786 chromosome 8, ValleyOak3.0 Primary Assembly, whole genome shotgun sequence contains these proteins:
- the LOC115955577 gene encoding mediator of RNA polymerase II transcription subunit 12 codes for the protein MQRYHAASCTSAVNNSAIGGPSARETARADSSSLPTNFSLNSRRSSQLTAYKLKCDKEPLNSRLGPPDYHPQTPNCPEETLTKDYVQAGYRETIEGIEEIREISLTQVQAFSKPIIIKCKEAIRKRLRAINESRAQKRKAGQVYDVPLSGSQLTKPGVFPEQRPCGEDFKKKWIEGLSQPHKRLRSLADHVPHGNGRRSLFEILIRNNVPLLRATWFIKVTYLNQVRPGSTSISSGAPDKAQFTRTELWTKDVIDYLQYLLDEFFSRNKSHSNPHSRDRSPQVSYAGSLQHRSDPASAVLDGEEPSLHFKWWYVSRLLQWHHAEGILLPSLIIDWVLCQLQEKETLEILQLLLPIIYGALETVILSQTYVRSLAGVALRFIQEPSPGGSDLVDNSRKAYTTSALVEMLRYLILAVPDTFVALDCFPLPPCVKSHTVNDGNLISKICGDVEKIKICSAEAASMFKSKFLDTQYQSLAFDHVVSSIQKRADALAKAASPGYPVHSLAKAVQILDKSLVLGDVRGACKFLFEDHFDSAIAEGWIAEVSPCLRSSLKWIGNVSLSFVCSVFFLCEWATCDFRDFRTAPPHNLKFTGRKDFCQLYIAIRIIKLKIGDLQSSSRGKSESSLGVGSFETKNNLKSLDGRSVNSDLFESPGPLHDILVCWIDQHDVRYGEGSKRLQLLIVELIRAGIFYPLAYVRQLIVSGVVDMNGPVVELERRKRHYRVLKQLPALFLRDALEEARIAEGPNLLEAIQVYSNERRLVLRGLFCDQQKNSNAANISTQKPIPGKDVASPASIDQWKTAQSSSYVLPVKNAKTDFDVEELKMAIMVLLQLPNSSSSSTDTGLDESQGSVKRPFGLLNNKVDLVEGTPGCEECRRAKRQKLNEERSSYLQVHSPIPSDDEDTWWMRKGPKSLESFKVEPPLKSSKSVSRTRQKTVRKTQSLAQLATARIEGSQGASTSHVCDNRVNCPHHKSGLEGETPKSIDGIRSNNCRDIVAIGKTLKKLRFGEKRTVTVWLMTIVKQLVEETEKTVGKAGQFGRPFTPVDDRSSIRWKLGEDELSALLYLMDATNDLVLAVKFLLWLFPKVLSSSNSTVSSGRNVVMLTRNVDNQVCKVGESFLLSSLRRYENVLIAMDLIPEALSAAMHRAAAVMASNGRVSGSAALAYARYLLKKYSKVGSVIEWDKNFKTTYDKRLISELERSADGDIGFPLGVPAGVEDLDDFFRQKIGGGRFSRVGMSMRDIVQRHIDETLNYFLGKERKHFATGTTKVPAVEKWDDGNQVAQQIIMGIMDCIRQTGGAAQEGDPSLVSSAVHAIVHNIGPTIAKMPDFTGSNYTNFSSATFSSNFARHILRIHITCLCLLKEALGERQSRVFEIALATEASSALAGAFAPGKASRTQFQLSSEAPESNTNMSNDSLNNSAKVVIGRGTKVAAAVSALVVGAVIHGVTSLERMVTVFRLKEGLDVIQFVRNTRSNSNGNARSMGALKVDNLVEVYVHWFRLLVGNCRTVSDGLIVELLGEPSIVALSRMQRMLPLSLVFPPAYSIFAFVLWRPFILNTNLAAREEINQLYQSLMMAIGDAIKHLPFRDICFRDSQDFYNLVATDVCDAEFAAMLELNGSDMHLKSMAFVPLRARLFLNAIIDCKMPQSVFKLDDGSRISGQGEARVQYLEKEKLMDKLVHVLDTLQPAKFHWQWVELRLLLKEQALIENLENHDKSLVDAIRLSWPTSEKANASENENNFIQIILTRLLVRPDAAPLYAEVVHLFGQSLDDSMLLQAKWFLKGLDVLFGRKTIRQRLFNIAESEGLSTKAQFWKPWGWCNFGSDTVPKRGGDKKKSDVTSLEEGEVVEEGMDSKKYVKGSTQTLDTECSNVSQQQVTERALIELLLPCIDRSSDESRNSFASEMIKQLNTIEQQINGVTRGASKQAGTTPGIEGPSNKGNNRKAVRGGSPGLARRSTSTADSAPPSPAALRASMTLRLQLLLRFLPIICGDGEPSGRGNRQLLASIILRLLGNRVVYEDADLSVYPLQGYPSMREMESPAEASFSAFADLSGESLFDRLLLVLHGLLSGCRPTWLRSKPASKSSSEFTKESSGFDREVAESLQNDLCRMQLPDTIRLRIQTAMPILLPSVRCFVSCQLPSVPVAALASLQPSISIPGVYSGHLSPPQRNMVPLTRTATNASAKSKLLPSQLDHDMEIDPWTLLEDGAGSGPSSSNTAVIGSGGDHANLRASSWLKGAVRVRRTDLTYIGAVDEDS